A region of Moorena producens PAL-8-15-08-1 DNA encodes the following proteins:
- a CDS encoding type I polyketide synthase → MMDDLEDLNDNQDIAIIGISGRYSGADDIEQFWQNVRDGVESICLFSEQELLNSGIEQELLNNSNYVRTGSLISNIDMFDASFFGYTPKQAEEIDPQQRLFLECAWEVIERGGYNPDTYQGSIGVYAGITMSSYFWNNVNPCFDFSYLNSSSFQQLLANDKDYLATRVAYNLNLTGPAITVQTACSTSLVAVHLACQSLLNGECDMALAGGVTIRVPQEVGYLYQDGMILSPDGHCRAFDAKAEGTRYGNGLGVVLLKGLEDAIADKDYIYAVIKGSAINNDGSLKVGYTAPSVVGQAAVISEAQAVAGVEAETITYVEAHGTGTKLGDPIEIEALTKVFQQSTQKQGFCAIGSVKTNVGHLDAAAGVTGLIKATLALNHKLIPPSLNFEQPNPKIDFVNSPFFVNTQLSEWQSNGTPRRAGVSSFAVGGTNAHVILEEAPKQFKNQDIYQRPLHLLTLSAQTKEALEELVSRYQNYLETNRKIELADICYTANSGRVHFNHRLAIIAADRQQLATKLSNRSAGEEVVGVFQKEFCTSSNVPQVAFLFTGQGSQYLNMGRQLYETQPTFRQALEECDEILSSLLDQSLLAVLYHQTTDESGSSLLDQTAYTQPALFAIEYALFKLWQSWGIEPNVVMGHSVGEYVAATVAGVFSLEDGLRLIAKRGQLMQQLPSVGEMVSVMASESKVQAAIADYTEKLGLAQSNVGIAAINGPESVVISGASAAVKAISSRLESEGVKIKRLQVSHAFHSPLMTPILAKFEAVAQQVSYHEPQIPIISNVTGEQATCDISTPDYWVNHICQPVQFFQSMETLYQEGYEVFLEIGPKPILLGMGRQCLPEEVGVWLPSLRPGMEDWQQMLFSLGQLYLQGAEVDWLGVDQDYGFQKVVLPTYPFQRQRYWIERSQGRGEDKAKQNLSVSTSSPVTELLDRGDYKQLTAMLTGNGSLTAVEVVQQLIHHHQQSLTQAALKDCLYHIEWQLKPSTLTPETPSQNGQWLIIGGEATVAQKLAKQLEQKQQSCYVVQQFPQNYSQLLHQVQQETELPLVGIVYLTSEEVPSQINMTSSQSLLGLLQTLLQDDSSNPVKVWVVTAGAVAKGEHSISVAQTPLWGLGKVVSLEHPELWGGLIDLEPGKTAENHLEFLLRELLNRDAEDQVVYRGGERYVPRLVPSSVPTSKIFKVEPTGSYLITGGLGYLGLKVADWLVKQGVRHLILLSRSGLTKETQPAVEALQQTGTYVKVLAVDVADLTDMERVWKQLQAEEKPLKGIIHAAGVGRLDTLEELTPEKWEAVLRPKVQGGWNLHQLSRNENLDFFVCFSSIASVWGSRGQTHYAAANQFLDGLVHYRHSLGLPGLAINWGAWAGGGMTTNEAQRWLAQIGVEALSPELAISALEHLISTSQVQVTVSRNDWYRFKTMYAVKRPRPFLDLIAVIPEDIEDKTNLAPSLLQKLEAVTETQRRELLRQALQEEVARVLGLPITNKPGSEVGFFEMGMDSLTAVDLRDRLSKLLGVNLSSTLTFDFPNIEKLEKYLINQHLVKVGLFQTEIEQDQEEDDSLEAKLLDEIKQSSNQELESSIDKILESIIN, encoded by the coding sequence ATGATGGATGATTTAGAAGACCTTAACGATAATCAAGACATAGCAATTATAGGAATATCTGGACGTTATTCAGGAGCTGATGATATTGAACAGTTTTGGCAGAATGTTCGGGATGGAGTTGAATCAATATGTCTTTTTTCAGAACAAGAATTGCTCAACTCTGGGATCGAACAAGAGTTACTGAATAACTCTAACTACGTCAGGACTGGTAGTTTGATCTCAAACATAGATATGTTTGATGCTAGTTTCTTTGGCTATACTCCTAAACAAGCTGAAGAGATAGACCCGCAACAAAGGCTATTCCTCGAATGTGCTTGGGAAGTAATAGAGAGGGGTGGTTATAACCCGGATACCTATCAAGGTTCTATCGGGGTTTATGCTGGCATTACCATGAGCAGCTATTTCTGGAACAACGTTAATCCTTGTTTTGACTTTTCTTACCTCAATAGTAGTTCTTTTCAACAATTGCTGGCTAATGACAAAGATTACTTAGCAACTCGTGTTGCTTACAACCTGAATCTAACTGGACCGGCTATCACCGTTCAAACTGCTTGTTCCACTTCATTAGTAGCTGTTCATCTAGCTTGCCAAAGTTTGCTCAATGGGGAATGCGACATGGCTCTTGCTGGTGGTGTCACCATCCGTGTGCCTCAAGAAGTGGGATATTTGTATCAAGACGGGATGATTCTCTCCCCAGATGGTCATTGCCGAGCCTTTGATGCCAAAGCTGAGGGTACAAGGTATGGTAATGGTCTCGGAGTTGTACTACTCAAGGGACTCGAAGATGCCATTGCAGACAAAGATTATATCTATGCAGTAATTAAGGGTTCAGCCATTAATAACGATGGCTCTTTGAAAGTCGGCTACACCGCACCTAGTGTAGTAGGTCAAGCAGCAGTTATTTCAGAAGCTCAGGCTGTGGCTGGTGTGGAAGCAGAGACGATCACATATGTAGAAGCTCATGGCACAGGGACAAAACTCGGAGATCCGATTGAAATTGAAGCTCTGACCAAGGTTTTTCAGCAGAGCACTCAAAAACAAGGCTTTTGTGCTATTGGTTCAGTAAAAACTAATGTTGGGCATTTAGACGCAGCAGCAGGAGTAACGGGACTGATTAAAGCTACTTTGGCTCTCAATCACAAATTAATTCCCCCTAGCCTGAACTTTGAACAACCCAATCCCAAAATTGATTTTGTAAATAGTCCCTTTTTCGTCAATACCCAATTGTCAGAATGGCAAAGCAATGGCACGCCTCGCCGAGCTGGAGTTAGTTCTTTTGCAGTGGGAGGAACTAACGCCCATGTCATTCTCGAAGAAGCCCCAAAACAATTTAAAAACCAAGATATATATCAGCGTCCCTTACATTTATTAACCCTTTCAGCTCAAACTAAAGAAGCACTCGAAGAATTGGTTAGTCGTTATCAAAATTATCTAGAAACTAACCGAAAAATAGAACTAGCAGATATTTGTTATACAGCCAATAGTGGACGAGTCCACTTCAACCATCGCCTTGCTATTATTGCCGCTGATCGACAACAATTAGCAACAAAACTCAGTAACCGAAGTGCTGGGGAAGAAGTAGTTGGGGTGTTTCAAAAAGAATTTTGTACCAGCAGTAATGTTCCTCAAGTAGCTTTCCTGTTCACTGGTCAAGGTTCCCAATATCTGAATATGGGACGGCAACTATACGAAACTCAGCCAACTTTTCGTCAAGCTTTGGAGGAATGTGACGAAATTCTGAGTTCGCTACTAGACCAATCTCTTTTAGCAGTTCTCTATCATCAAACAACGGATGAGTCTGGTTCATCGCTACTAGACCAAACAGCTTATACTCAACCCGCCCTATTTGCTATCGAATATGCCCTCTTCAAGCTCTGGCAATCCTGGGGCATTGAACCAAATGTGGTCATGGGTCACAGTGTAGGTGAATATGTCGCAGCAACGGTAGCAGGGGTTTTCAGTTTAGAAGATGGTTTGAGATTAATTGCCAAGCGAGGGCAGTTGATGCAACAATTGCCATCTGTCGGTGAGATGGTATCGGTCATGGCATCAGAGTCGAAGGTGCAAGCAGCGATCGCAGACTACACAGAGAAATTGGGGTTAGCTCAGTCTAATGTAGGTATTGCAGCCATCAACGGACCAGAAAGTGTTGTGATTTCCGGAGCGAGTGCTGCGGTTAAAGCAATTAGTAGCCGCCTGGAATCGGAGGGAGTGAAAATCAAACGACTACAGGTATCTCACGCCTTCCATTCACCTTTAATGACACCAATCTTGGCAAAGTTTGAAGCAGTAGCTCAACAAGTGAGCTACCATGAGCCTCAAATTCCAATCATATCCAATGTCACAGGAGAACAAGCTACCTGTGACATTAGTACACCGGATTACTGGGTAAATCATATCTGCCAGCCAGTGCAGTTTTTCCAAAGTATGGAAACCTTGTACCAAGAAGGCTATGAAGTTTTCTTAGAAATTGGACCAAAACCAATTTTGTTAGGTATGGGAAGGCAGTGTTTACCAGAAGAGGTAGGTGTCTGGTTGCCATCTCTGCGACCAGGGATGGAAGACTGGCAACAGATGCTTTTCAGTTTAGGACAATTGTATCTACAGGGAGCTGAAGTGGATTGGTTGGGAGTCGATCAAGATTATGGCTTTCAGAAAGTAGTATTGCCAACCTATCCATTCCAAAGACAACGTTATTGGATTGAACGGAGTCAAGGCAGAGGTGAAGACAAAGCCAAGCAAAATTTATCTGTTTCAACCTCATCTCCTGTAACTGAGCTATTAGATCGAGGAGACTATAAACAGTTGACAGCAATGTTAACAGGAAACGGCTCCTTGACAGCAGTTGAAGTCGTGCAGCAACTGATTCACCACCATCAACAATCACTAACACAAGCAGCTCTCAAGGATTGTTTGTACCATATAGAGTGGCAGCTCAAGCCTTCAACTCTAACTCCAGAAACCCCTTCCCAGAATGGTCAATGGCTGATTATCGGAGGTGAGGCAACTGTCGCACAGAAGTTAGCAAAGCAGCTTGAGCAAAAACAGCAGAGTTGCTATGTTGTCCAGCAATTCCCTCAAAACTATTCACAACTGTTGCACCAGGTTCAACAAGAAACTGAGCTGCCCTTGGTAGGGATTGTGTATTTGACCAGTGAGGAAGTCCCTTCTCAGATAAATATGACTTCTTCTCAAAGCTTGCTGGGACTACTACAAACCTTACTGCAAGACGACTCTTCAAATCCTGTAAAAGTTTGGGTAGTTACAGCAGGAGCAGTAGCTAAGGGAGAGCATTCTATCTCTGTAGCTCAGACTCCTCTATGGGGTCTGGGGAAGGTAGTGTCACTCGAACACCCTGAGTTGTGGGGAGGATTAATTGACCTAGAACCAGGTAAAACTGCTGAAAATCACCTGGAATTCCTTTTAAGGGAGCTGCTCAACCGTGATGCGGAAGACCAGGTAGTCTACCGTGGGGGTGAACGTTATGTACCCAGATTAGTGCCCAGTTCAGTTCCTACCTCGAAAATATTCAAAGTAGAGCCGACAGGAAGCTATCTGATCACAGGTGGATTGGGATACTTGGGATTGAAAGTAGCCGATTGGCTGGTTAAACAGGGTGTCCGCCATCTGATCCTACTTAGTCGTAGTGGTCTGACAAAGGAAACTCAACCCGCTGTGGAAGCACTGCAACAGACTGGGACTTATGTCAAAGTCCTGGCAGTAGATGTGGCGGATCTAACCGATATGGAGCGAGTGTGGAAGCAGCTTCAAGCTGAGGAGAAACCTCTCAAAGGGATTATTCATGCAGCAGGAGTAGGAAGATTAGATACTCTCGAAGAGTTAACACCGGAAAAATGGGAGGCAGTGCTGCGTCCTAAAGTACAGGGTGGATGGAATCTACATCAACTATCTCGGAATGAGAATCTGGATTTCTTTGTCTGTTTCTCGTCCATTGCCTCAGTTTGGGGCTCCCGAGGTCAGACCCATTATGCCGCAGCTAATCAGTTCCTAGATGGGTTGGTGCACTATCGTCATTCTTTAGGCTTACCAGGATTAGCAATCAATTGGGGAGCCTGGGCAGGGGGTGGCATGACCACAAATGAGGCTCAGAGATGGCTAGCTCAAATTGGAGTAGAAGCACTCTCACCGGAGTTAGCTATTTCTGCATTGGAGCACCTAATATCTACTAGCCAAGTTCAAGTGACGGTTAGTCGCAATGACTGGTATCGCTTCAAAACCATGTATGCCGTTAAACGTCCGCGTCCATTCTTAGATCTCATAGCTGTTATTCCTGAAGATATTGAAGATAAGACCAATCTAGCTCCTAGTTTGCTACAAAAGTTGGAAGCTGTAACCGAAACTCAGAGAAGGGAACTGCTGCGACAAGCACTACAAGAGGAAGTTGCTCGAGTTTTAGGTTTACCCATCACAAACAAACCAGGTTCAGAAGTCGGATTTTTTGAGATGGGCATGGACTCACTGACCGCTGTAGACTTAAGGGATCGACTGAGCAAGCTTTTGGGAGTAAATTTATCTTCAACCTTGACCTTTGATTTTCCCAATATTGAAAAGTTGGAGAAATACCTAATCAACCAGCACCTTGTCAAAGTTGGTCTTTTTCAGACTGAGATTGAGCAAGATCAAGAAGAAGATGATTCACTGGAAGCTAAACTTCTAGACGAGATTAAGCAATCATCCAATCAAGAGCTTGAAAGCTCAATTGATAAAATATTGGAATCGATAATCAATTAA